Proteins from a single region of Syntrophales bacterium:
- a CDS encoding NUDIX hydrolase has protein sequence MSTPRRHYCHVCGGGIVRERDDEGTDRDYCRPCGRFFYENPLPVVSAIVTMDRWILFVRRGKRPYRGMWCLPTGFAESGESIEEAVLRELEEEAGIKGKIAGLVDVDSYRSRFYGDLLFLTFEVEQTGGILRPGSDTTAVRYYPPDELPRIAFPSNRKAIGAFVRSKSDYWAIVDSFRQSVGEEPAEGRRNLLSDRLVEVIEENAESIARMWMKEALTSRTTAGYHLFGRERLFGGVLDILSRFSAWLGGVREDAEVKDFFSALGRQSRREGVPLSHVLSSLSLVKKHLWEFALSRGMWQKTLDIYMALELDRRIVIFFDRAVFHATQGYESGKNE, from the coding sequence ATGAGCACGCCGCGAAGGCATTACTGCCATGTCTGCGGGGGGGGAATCGTCCGCGAGAGGGACGATGAGGGAACCGACCGGGATTACTGCCGTCCCTGCGGCCGTTTCTTCTATGAGAACCCGCTCCCCGTCGTCTCGGCCATCGTGACGATGGACCGCTGGATCCTCTTTGTCCGGAGGGGAAAACGCCCCTACAGGGGGATGTGGTGTCTTCCCACGGGATTCGCCGAATCGGGGGAGAGCATCGAGGAGGCGGTCCTCCGGGAGCTGGAGGAAGAAGCGGGGATCAAAGGGAAAATCGCGGGGCTGGTGGACGTGGATTCCTACCGGAGCCGCTTCTACGGGGATCTTCTGTTCCTGACGTTCGAGGTGGAGCAGACGGGCGGCATCCTGCGGCCCGGGAGCGATACGACGGCGGTCCGGTACTATCCTCCGGACGAGCTGCCGCGAATCGCCTTCCCTTCGAACCGCAAGGCCATCGGGGCCTTTGTCCGGAGCAAGTCGGACTACTGGGCCATCGTCGATTCCTTCCGCCAGTCCGTCGGGGAGGAGCCGGCGGAGGGACGCCGGAACCTGCTGTCCGACCGGCTCGTCGAGGTCATCGAGGAGAACGCCGAATCGATCGCCCGCATGTGGATGAAAGAGGCCCTGACCAGCCGGACCACCGCCGGGTACCACCTGTTCGGCCGGGAGCGGCTTTTCGGGGGCGTCCTCGACATCCTGTCCCGCTTCAGCGCCTGGCTGGGAGGCGTCCGCGAGGACGCGGAGGTGAAGGATTTCTTCTCGGCCCTGGGACGGCAGAGCAGGAGGGAGGGCGTGCCGCTCAGCCACGTCCTGAGCTCGCTGAGCCTCGTGAAGAAGCACCTCTGGGAATTCGCCCTGTCGCGGGGGATGTGGCAGAAGACGCTGGATATCTACATGGCCCTGGAGCTGGACCGGCGGATCGTCATCTTCTTCGACCGCGCCGTCTTTCACGCAACCCAGGGCTACGAGTCGGGAAAAAATGAATAG
- a CDS encoding long-chain fatty acid--CoA ligase has product MYKYDKPDNLVELIEESVKKYAGNRMFGTKNKEGVYEWVTFGEVGRRVDNLRGGLAQIGIGKGDAVGLIANNRVEWVVAAFATYGLGGRFIPMYEAELLHIWKYIIADSQVKVLFVSKPEIYEKIKNFPNEISSLQSVYLIEGTGEGTMEALERIGEKNPIPSIRPKPEDVAVLIYTSGTTGDPKGVLLTHGNFTTNFQAGIAKYPELGEKDVTLAILPWAHSYGQTGELYAMIHMGASMGLAESPVTIAQDILAVKPTWLVAVPRVFNRIYDGITTKMREEGGLAKALFDMGVASAKKKRELAAQGKSDFLTNVKFAIADKIVFSKIREKLGGRLKGSMTASAAMNVDIAYFFYDIGVPVYDCYGMTETSPAIAMNASYAFRFGSVGQAIDKVKIVIDSSVVEPGATDGEIIAYGPNVMKGYHNKPDATREVLMPDGGLRTGDRGRLDKDGFLYITGRIKEQFKLENGKFVFPAALEEDICLVPWVANCVIYGENRPYNVCLVVPEIPALQRWAEQKGLPTEPKSLVENAEVKAFISAEITGALKGKYGGYEIPKKYLLLEENFTLENGMLTQTMKLKRRVVLKKYMDDIEALYREG; this is encoded by the coding sequence ATGTACAAATATGACAAACCGGATAACCTCGTGGAGCTGATTGAGGAAAGCGTCAAGAAGTATGCGGGAAACCGCATGTTCGGAACGAAGAACAAGGAAGGGGTCTACGAGTGGGTCACCTTCGGTGAGGTGGGACGCCGGGTGGACAACCTGCGGGGAGGCCTCGCCCAGATCGGCATCGGCAAGGGGGACGCCGTCGGGCTCATCGCCAACAACCGGGTGGAGTGGGTTGTGGCCGCCTTTGCCACGTACGGCCTCGGGGGTCGGTTCATCCCGATGTATGAGGCGGAGCTCCTCCACATCTGGAAGTACATCATCGCCGACAGCCAGGTGAAGGTCCTGTTCGTCTCCAAGCCGGAGATCTACGAGAAGATCAAGAATTTCCCGAACGAGATCTCGTCCCTCCAGAGCGTCTATCTCATCGAGGGCACCGGAGAGGGGACCATGGAGGCCCTGGAGCGGATCGGGGAGAAGAACCCCATTCCCTCGATCCGGCCCAAACCGGAAGACGTGGCCGTCCTGATCTACACCTCCGGCACGACAGGAGACCCGAAGGGGGTCCTTCTGACCCACGGAAACTTCACGACCAACTTCCAGGCCGGCATCGCCAAGTACCCCGAACTGGGCGAGAAGGACGTGACGCTCGCCATTCTCCCCTGGGCACACTCCTACGGCCAGACGGGCGAGCTGTACGCCATGATCCATATGGGAGCCTCCATGGGCCTGGCGGAAAGCCCCGTCACCATCGCGCAGGACATCCTGGCGGTCAAGCCGACCTGGCTCGTTGCAGTTCCCCGCGTTTTCAACCGCATCTATGACGGCATCACGACGAAGATGCGGGAGGAGGGCGGCCTCGCGAAGGCCCTCTTCGACATGGGTGTGGCGTCGGCGAAGAAGAAGAGGGAGCTGGCGGCCCAGGGAAAGTCCGATTTCCTGACGAACGTCAAGTTCGCCATCGCCGACAAGATCGTCTTCTCCAAGATCCGCGAAAAGCTGGGCGGCCGGCTGAAGGGCTCCATGACCGCCAGCGCCGCCATGAACGTGGACATCGCCTACTTCTTCTACGACATCGGCGTCCCCGTCTACGACTGCTACGGCATGACGGAGACATCCCCGGCGATCGCCATGAATGCCTCCTACGCCTTCCGCTTCGGGAGTGTCGGCCAGGCCATCGACAAGGTGAAGATCGTCATCGACTCCTCCGTTGTGGAGCCGGGGGCGACGGACGGAGAGATCATCGCCTACGGGCCCAACGTCATGAAGGGCTACCACAACAAGCCCGACGCCACCCGGGAGGTCCTGATGCCGGACGGGGGGCTCCGGACGGGCGACCGCGGCCGCCTCGACAAGGACGGTTTCCTTTACATCACCGGGCGCATCAAGGAGCAGTTCAAGCTGGAGAACGGGAAATTCGTCTTCCCCGCGGCCCTGGAAGAGGACATCTGCCTCGTTCCCTGGGTGGCCAACTGCGTCATTTACGGTGAAAACCGGCCCTACAACGTTTGCCTCGTGGTTCCGGAAATCCCGGCCCTTCAACGCTGGGCGGAACAGAAGGGACTGCCGACGGAACCGAAAAGCCTTGTCGAAAACGCCGAGGTCAAAGCCTTTATCTCCGCGGAAATCACCGGCGCCCTGAAGGGAAAATACGGAGGGTACGAGATCCCGAAAAAATACCTCCTGCTGGAGGAAAACTTCACCCTGGAGAACGGGATGCTTACCCAGACGATGAAGCTCAAGCGACGGGTGGTCCTTAAGAAGTACATGGACGACATCGAGGCGCTGTACCGGGAAGGCTGA
- a CDS encoding NAD(P)/FAD-dependent oxidoreductase, with amino-acid sequence MKKKEREEPPEEQPIVVVGAGAGGMMAAGRAAECGRAVLLLEKTDRPGKKILVSGKGRCNLSNTREIGDFIAMFGENGPFLHGVFRRFFREELLDLLGRFGIETKSERGGRIFPASDCAADVVEALRRYLSAGGVQVRTRTRVSGLRLEGRRVTGVETEAGWTPARAVILAAGGSTWPATGSTGDGYAMARAAGHTLVPLRPALVPLVVEETDTARSMQGVSLRNVRLTAYTCRAGEIREERNPTRDIGRGIPGKKPSGRIIESRMGEMMLTHFGIGGPVTLLMSLAVVDALKQGPVSVAVDFKPALTREQLRDRLQRDLDRHGKRSAARILEGLLPRKAVGAFLERWGIAPDRQAGQVTAAERDALLGLLKSFRFNIRSSLPMSAAIVTAGGVSLREVDPRTMASRLVEGLFFCGEILDLDADTGGYNLQAAFSTGYVAGESAASATF; translated from the coding sequence ATGAAGAAGAAGGAGCGGGAGGAGCCTCCGGAGGAGCAGCCCATCGTCGTGGTCGGAGCCGGCGCGGGAGGAATGATGGCGGCAGGCCGGGCGGCCGAATGCGGCCGGGCGGTCCTGCTCCTGGAAAAGACGGACCGGCCGGGAAAAAAGATCCTGGTCAGCGGCAAGGGCCGCTGCAATCTGTCGAACACGAGGGAGATCGGGGACTTCATCGCCATGTTCGGGGAGAACGGGCCTTTTCTCCACGGCGTCTTCCGGCGCTTCTTCCGAGAGGAGCTGCTGGATCTCCTGGGGCGCTTCGGCATCGAGACCAAGAGCGAGCGGGGAGGGAGAATCTTCCCCGCCTCCGACTGCGCCGCCGACGTCGTGGAGGCCCTCCGCCGGTACCTGTCCGCGGGGGGCGTACAGGTCCGGACCCGCACCCGGGTCTCCGGGCTGCGCCTGGAAGGCCGCCGCGTGACCGGCGTCGAGACGGAGGCGGGATGGACCCCCGCCCGGGCCGTCATCCTGGCGGCCGGCGGATCCACCTGGCCGGCCACGGGATCCACCGGCGACGGCTATGCCATGGCCCGTGCCGCCGGCCACACCCTCGTCCCGCTCCGTCCCGCCCTGGTGCCCCTTGTCGTCGAGGAGACCGACACCGCCCGGTCCATGCAGGGCGTCAGCCTCCGAAACGTGCGGCTCACCGCGTACACCTGCCGGGCCGGCGAGATCCGGGAGGAGCGGAACCCGACCCGGGACATCGGAAGGGGCATCCCGGGGAAAAAGCCGTCCGGGCGGATCATCGAGAGCCGCATGGGCGAGATGATGCTGACCCACTTCGGGATCGGCGGACCCGTCACGCTGCTCATGAGCCTGGCCGTGGTGGACGCCCTGAAGCAGGGTCCCGTCTCGGTGGCCGTCGATTTCAAGCCCGCCCTGACCCGGGAGCAGCTCCGGGACCGCCTCCAGCGCGACCTGGACCGCCATGGAAAGAGATCGGCCGCCCGGATCCTGGAGGGGCTCCTGCCCCGGAAGGCCGTCGGGGCCTTCCTCGAGCGGTGGGGAATCGCCCCGGACAGGCAGGCAGGCCAGGTGACGGCGGCGGAACGGGACGCACTCCTGGGCCTCCTGAAGTCGTTCCGCTTCAACATCCGCAGCTCCCTCCCCATGTCCGCCGCCATCGTCACCGCCGGGGGCGTCTCCCTCCGGGAAGTGGATCCCCGGACCATGGCCTCCCGGCTCGTGGAGGGGCTTTTCTTCTGCGGCGAGATCCTGGACCTGGACGCCGACACGGGGGGATACAACCTCCAGGCCGCCTTCTCCACGGGATACGTGGCCGGAGAGTCAGCGGCAAGCGCAACCTTTTGA
- a CDS encoding formate dehydrogenase accessory protein FdhE: MPQKLKEALKTIEEYKKESPHYEELLDILGDILILREKYLQQVDEGTFSLDERLVESKIEGGFPLVDVLGGTYDLSKPKEYFLELLEIAERRVPGETGDVAQRIREGEIDFEDLIHRSFAPDDADEDQGEEEGADSETFDLIDLFLEESLRPFLSRLAARYGSRIAAANWTEGYCPVCGKEPKIGEIRQEEGFRYLFCSQCGYEWNFRRIKCPFCGNEEHDSLAYFTVEGEERYRVDVCNVCKRYIKMVDFRELKKEANLDVEDIATLHLDILANEEGYE; encoded by the coding sequence ATGCCGCAAAAACTGAAAGAAGCACTTAAAACCATTGAGGAATATAAGAAGGAGTCGCCTCACTACGAGGAGCTCCTGGACATCCTCGGAGATATCCTCATCCTCCGGGAAAAGTATCTCCAGCAGGTGGACGAAGGGACCTTCTCCCTGGACGAGCGGCTTGTCGAGTCCAAAATCGAGGGGGGATTCCCCCTGGTGGACGTGCTCGGCGGCACGTATGATCTTTCCAAGCCGAAGGAATACTTCCTCGAACTCCTCGAGATCGCCGAACGGCGCGTTCCGGGGGAGACGGGGGACGTTGCCCAGAGGATCCGGGAGGGCGAGATCGATTTCGAGGACCTGATCCACCGCTCCTTTGCCCCGGACGATGCCGACGAGGATCAGGGCGAAGAAGAGGGGGCGGACAGCGAGACCTTCGATCTCATCGACCTGTTCCTGGAGGAGAGCCTCCGCCCGTTCCTCTCCCGGCTGGCCGCCCGCTACGGAAGCCGGATCGCCGCCGCCAACTGGACGGAAGGCTATTGCCCCGTCTGCGGCAAGGAGCCCAAGATCGGCGAGATCCGGCAGGAGGAGGGGTTCCGCTACCTTTTCTGCAGCCAGTGCGGCTACGAGTGGAATTTCCGCCGCATCAAGTGCCCCTTCTGCGGAAACGAGGAGCACGACAGCCTTGCCTACTTCACCGTCGAGGGGGAGGAGCGCTACCGGGTCGACGTCTGCAACGTCTGCAAGCGCTACATCAAGATGGTGGACTTCCGCGAGCTGAAGAAGGAGGCCAACCTGGACGTGGAGGATATTGCGACTCTCCATTTGGACATACTGGCCAACGAGGAAGGCTACGAGTAG
- the nth gene encoding endonuclease III produces MNDRAITKILAILEKNLPGWDMPIVSALADDHADPFLLLISTLLSLRTKDEVTAEASERLFRLADTPAKMLALPEETIARTVFPVGFYRTKARTIHTVCRDLIDRFGGRVPDTMEDLLSLKGVGRKTANLVLSLGYGIDGICVDTHVHRISNRLGYVLTKTPGETETALRAKLPVRWWSRYNTLMVAFGRTVCKPVSPLCTRCPVGPFCDRVGVSRSR; encoded by the coding sequence GTGAACGATCGGGCCATCACGAAAATCCTCGCCATCCTGGAGAAGAACCTTCCCGGCTGGGACATGCCCATCGTCTCCGCCCTCGCCGACGATCACGCCGACCCCTTCCTGCTTCTCATTTCCACCCTCCTCAGCCTCCGCACGAAAGACGAGGTGACCGCGGAGGCCTCCGAGCGCCTCTTCCGGCTGGCCGACACGCCCGCGAAGATGCTGGCCCTTCCCGAGGAGACCATTGCCCGGACCGTCTTTCCCGTCGGCTTTTACCGGACGAAGGCGCGGACGATTCACACCGTCTGCCGGGACCTGATCGACCGGTTCGGGGGGCGGGTGCCCGACACGATGGAGGATCTCCTGAGCCTCAAGGGCGTCGGCCGGAAGACCGCGAACCTGGTCCTCTCGCTGGGATACGGGATAGACGGCATCTGCGTGGACACCCACGTCCACCGGATCTCGAACCGGCTGGGCTACGTGCTGACGAAGACACCGGGAGAAACGGAGACGGCCCTCCGGGCGAAGCTTCCCGTCCGCTGGTGGAGCCGCTACAACACGCTGATGGTGGCCTTCGGCAGGACCGTCTGCAAGCCCGTCTCGCCCCTCTGCACCCGCTGTCCCGTCGGCCCGTTCTGCGACCGGGTTGGCGTATCGAGAAGCCGCTGA